A stretch of DNA from Microbacterium sp. LWS13-1.2:
GTTCAGTCGGGACCCCACGGTGCCGACCGGAATGCCAAGCGCGGCCGCGACCTCCTCCTGAGTCAGGCCACCCCAGGCGTACAGGAGCAGCGTCTCCCGATCTCGCGCGCTCAGCGCGGCTATGCGCGGCGCCAGTTCGCGAATTGCGGTCGCTGCATCCATGCGTACGGTCGCGTCGTCAATGCCGCCCTCGTGAGATGTCCCCTCGCGGTGGGCAGATGCGGCAGCGGCCCGCCATTGCCGGGCCTCGTCGGCGCGATGCTTTTTCAACACCCGCGATGCGATACCCAGCAACCATGGCCGCGCGGATTCCCACCCAGTGTCAAAGTCTGCGCGGCGCCGGAACGCGACTAGGAATGTCTCGCTGAGCACGTCCTCGGCCGCGTCGGCGCCTATTCTCCGCTTCACGAAGGCGCCGACCGATGCCGAATGCCGCTCGAACAGTTCCGCGAACGCGCTAGGCGAGTTGCGGGACCGGGCGAGGATCTCGCTGTCTGTGCTCACACTAGGTATTGCCCGATCCGCTCGAGAACCTTCACGGAATCTTTCCATGCGATCCGATCGGCGCAGGCTACGCCGGTGTCGTATCGAACTTCACATTGACGCCAAACACGGGCGGATCGTTGTTCTTTCAACGGTCGCCCGCAGGCGGACCGGCGTCCGCGCACTGAGGCGTCAATCGACAGGCACCCGCGCAACGCGGCCTATCCCCGCCGGATGGCTGCAACAGTTTCGCTCAGTTGGACCACGGCGCCAGGGATGCCGAGCGACTGGGGGTCGCCAACAACGATCGTTAGGCTCTCCGATACTCCGCTAGCCATGGCCCCGCCGCCATCAAGCCCGCTGCAACCGGCCGACTCCACCGTGCCGTCTCGGGCGGCAAGGATGCACATGAGTGATTGTTCCGTGTCAGTCGCGAGGTAAATGTCCATGCCATCCAGCGACGCAATGAATCGCGCTGTTGTTGGGTCCACCATGGCTGTGTCGGTATCGATATTGACGAAGTCCTCGTCTGTCGCGGGACGAAGCAACTCTGGAGGAATCCTGCCTGCCTCTTCGGGGTGGTCGCCCACTACGAGGTTGCTTGCCAGCCATCCGAGCACGATTCCAAGGACAAGCGCGGTGACCGCAACCAGAGTGCCACGCCAGCGCGGCCGTGCCCTGTGTAGCGGGGCGTCGAGCGCCACACCGTTTTCGTTGGACGATTCAGGCGGGGGCTCCGAGATGACCTCTCGCGGACGTACTTTTTGGGATTCCAGGTGCCGGAGCCGCGCTAGCTCTTCTTCGCTGAGGTGGCGGTCTGAGTCGGAGCTGTAAAACCGTTCACCCAACTGTCGCAGTTCGACGGTTTCCGCCTCAGAGAGCATGCGTAAAGTCTTGCGCATCTTCCAGGCGCGCCATCACGCCGCCGCGATGGTTGGCATTGCCGACGGCTCATTGCGGACACCGCAACGCCGCACGGGGACCTACGCAGGTCGACCGGCATCCGCGCGCTGGCCGACCCCCTTCTGCTCGACCCAAACAAGCCGACCGCGGCATCGCTGACCAGCGCTAGCCTGCACGCACGGATCGGAGTCGGCCCGGCTGTCGATCTGAGCGTCGCTCGTTCGACGTCGTTAATGAGGGGACGCACACAGCGCCCACGACGAAAGGATCAAACCGATGACGAAGTACTTCCTCACCGTGCCTCATGACTCAGCCGAGGAGCCGACGATGGCAACGATGGACCCCGCTGAACTCGAGGCCGCACTTGCCGCGGTCGGCGAGTTTAACGCCGCTCTCGAGGAGTCGGGGGCGTTGCTGTTCGCGGGCGGACTGTATCCGCCTTCGACCGCGAAGACAGTGGACGTCTCCACAGGTGAGCCCCGTGTGCTTGACGAGCCCTTCGTCGAGGCGCCGGCGTACGTGGGCGGCTTCTGGTTGATCGAGGTGGCGGACGAGGCCGCAGCGGTGGAGTGGACGATCAGGGCGGCAACAGCGTTGCAGGGACGAATCGAGGTGCGCGCACTGCAGGAGGTGTCGGACGCCTAGCGACAGGATGTGCCGGACCTGCAACGTTCGACTCGCCAGCGGACCGGCAGTCGTGCGGCGAGCCACCCGATCGGGATCGGTCACCGGGCGACCCGCGACCGGGCCTTTTTAGCAGCATGCATAGGGTGGTTCCGTGACCGGCGAACGTCTGCTGAAGGACATGGCAAGCGAGCTATCCGCCCTGCTAGGCTTCCGAGTTGTCGCGCTCGGAGGCAGTCGCGACGCGAGACACACCGGCCTGACTTCGACCTCGGCCTTTACTGCGACCGCGAGTCTCTTGACCTGAAAGCATTCCGGGATCTCGCTCGACGGTGGGCCGGCCGCCCTGTCGAAATCGCCGCCCCCGGAAGCTGGGAGCCGTGGGTTGATGGCGGAGGGTGGCTCACGGTCGACGGAACCGACGTGGATTGGATCCTTCGCAACATCGAGCGGGTCCGAGAGCAATACCACCGTGCGAATCAGAGTGAGCATGGCTTTCACGCGCAGCCAGGCTATCCATTCGGCTTCCTGACGTCGCCTACGCGGGCGAATTGGCCCACGCGGTACCGCTGACTGACCCCACAGGCGTTCTCGCCGACCTGCGCGACATTGTCATTTCGTATCCTGAGGCGTTTGCGCACCGCGATGCTGGACAGCCTCTGGCAGGTGGACTTCTTGCTCGAAGGCGCAATGAAGGGAGCCAAGCGCGGAGATGCTTTCTACGTTGCTCTGCGCGGCGCACGCGGTGCTGTTGGTGGCACGCGCTTGGCACGCCGCGGCCCGCACGAAGATCCCCTTCCCGCCCAACGCTGCGCGGCCCTCTGGGGCGGGCGGACCGACAACGGGCCACCCGAGCCGCGAAAGGCCGCCGGTCGTGTGGCTGGCCCCGTCAGAGACGATCCGGCGTGCGGAGCGCCACCTGATCATTCGGCGCGGGTGCGCCAGCTCGAACAAGACCGATCTCGTTCGCCGACGCCGGGCGCCCACCCGCGCCAGCTGAACCGCACATTTGGACCATCCGGGGACAAGTCTCGGCGTGGTGAGCGGATTCACTTCAGGGCGGCTCCGGCCTACCCGGGCGGTGGTTTGCGTTGACCCGTCGGGCTGGGTCTAGCGTGAGGGTCGGGCGTCCGTCGGGCGCGTCGGTTTGCTCATGCCTCAGAGCCGCGAGGTGAAGATCCATGGCTTCGCTTGCGGAATAGTCGTCGGCGTTTGCGGTCATTCCTGTTCGCCTCTCCACGCGCCCGAGCTTCTTCCTCAGCCTGCTGACGAGCATTCTCCGCGCGGGTCACCCGGCGATCGTTCCACGCGCCCACGGTGGCCTCGATGTCACGTGGCGTGGTGATCAGAGGCGGCCCCGCGGGCAGTTGATAGCGGGCGCGGATGACGCGCTCGTTGAACTGCTCGATCTCACGACGCACGGCGATCTCGTTCAAGAGCTGATCGAGCTGCTCGTCCAGCGCGGCGTCCTCCTTGCGCAGCTGGATGGACGGCGGCAGCATCACGATCCCCTCCCGCTTCATGAGGCTCTTGAGCCACCAATCGGGGTCATCGTGGTCAGACAGGTCGAGCGGCTTGCCGGCTCCGGGCAGATTGTCGAACTCGCCCCGCTCGATCGCCTTGCGGATCTGCATATCTGCGATCAGCGCGATCATCGTTTCCGTATCGAAGGCGATGGCGGCGGGGTTGAAGAAAGCGAGGGGTGGTCCCCATTCCGGTTCTGTCATCGGGGCCCCCTTCCGCAAGGTTTTCGGTCACGTGTATTATGTCATGCGTATTGGAACGAGGAGGCAAAGTGCCCAAGCAGGTCGATCATCGCGAGCGACGCGAGTCCATCGCCCGTGCGCTGTGGACGATCGTCGACCGGCAAGGCTGGGCGCGAGCGACCATGCGCGAAGTGGCCAGTGAAGCGGGAGTCTCGCTGGGGCAGCTGCAGCACTACTTTTCGTCTCGCGCAGAGATGCTGGCATTCGCGATCGAGTTCGCCGCCGATCAGACGTCTCAGCGTGTCGCACAGGGCATGGCGACGCTCGACCAGCCTCCGCATCCTCGTGACGTGCTGCGAGTGGTTGTTGTAGAGCTTCTCCCTCTTCGGCCTGATGCTCGGGCGACCAGTCGCATGAATGCGGCCTACGTCCTCGAGGCGATGCACGACCCCGCGCTGCACCGGCAGGTCGCAATCGGACTGCGTGACGGCCGCGCGATGATCGAACACCTCATCCGACAGGCGGTGGACCACGGGCAGATACCCGCCGACCGCGACCCGGCGATCGAAACGGACCTCGTTCTCGCGCTGACGGGCTTCGCGCCGCTTCTCGAACTCAACGTGATCGAACCGCATGCAGCGCTCGCGGCCATCGACCAGCACCTCGATGGACTCTTCTGTTCCTCGTCGTGACAGAGCGATACCCCGCACCAAGGAGAACAACCTGGACACAACGCTCGCGATCCCCGCCGACGCCCTCCCTCACCGCGCACACCGGCGACCATGGCACCTGTTCACGAACACCGGACACGGGACTTTGCGGATCATCTGCATTCACGCATCGTCCGTGATGATTCAGGAATTCCAGGAGGATCCGCAGACCCAACGCTGAACCGAATCCGACTAAGCAACGCAAGAACCACCATTCAAGGAAAGTGATCAATGACGCAGTACTTCCTCACCGTTCCGCACGACACCGCCGATGAGCCGACGATGGAGACCATGCAGGATTTCGACCCCGCCGAACTCGAAGCCCTGATGGCCGCCGTCGACAAGTTGAACTCTGACCTGAAAGACGCCGGCGCCTTCGTCGCGGCGGGCGGCCTAGAGCCGCCGTCCACCGCGATCACCGTCGACGTGACCGGAACCGAGCCCACCCGCACACCCGGCCCGTTCGTCGAGGCGACCGAGTACGTCGGCGGGTTCTGGATCATCGACGCCCCTGACCAGGAGAAGGCGCTCGCCTGGGCCGAGCAAGCCTCGGCCGCCCTCGGCTCCCGTATCGAGGTCCGCGCCCTCCAGGAGGAACCCGACGAAGCCTAACCAGCCGAGCGGTGAGGGCTCCGCGACGAATCGGTGGGCGCCTGGGATTCCTCGTTTCCGGGGAGATCTCTGACCGCCCGGGGGTC
This window harbors:
- a CDS encoding sigma-70 family RNA polymerase sigma factor, giving the protein MSTDSEILARSRNSPSAFAELFERHSASVGAFVKRRIGADAAEDVLSETFLVAFRRRADFDTGWESARPWLLGIASRVLKKHRADEARQWRAAAASAHREGTSHEGGIDDATVRMDAATAIRELAPRIAALSARDRETLLLYAWGGLTQEEVAAALGIPVGTVGSRLNRIRRKLAPPGSHSVARLTWMGKEDADGRLGAGA
- a CDS encoding YciI family protein codes for the protein MTKYFLTVPHDSAEEPTMATMDPAELEAALAAVGEFNAALEESGALLFAGGLYPPSTAKTVDVSTGEPRVLDEPFVEAPAYVGGFWLIEVADEAAAVEWTIRAATALQGRIEVRALQEVSDA
- a CDS encoding DUF1992 domain-containing protein; translated protein: MTEPEWGPPLAFFNPAAIAFDTETMIALIADMQIRKAIERGEFDNLPGAGKPLDLSDHDDPDWWLKSLMKREGIVMLPPSIQLRKEDAALDEQLDQLLNEIAVRREIEQFNERVIRARYQLPAGPPLITTPRDIEATVGAWNDRRVTRAENARQQAEEEARARGEANRNDRKRRRLFRKRSHGSSPRGSEA
- a CDS encoding TetR family transcriptional regulator C-terminal domain-containing protein, producing MPKQVDHRERRESIARALWTIVDRQGWARATMREVASEAGVSLGQLQHYFSSRAEMLAFAIEFAADQTSQRVAQGMATLDQPPHPRDVLRVVVVELLPLRPDARATSRMNAAYVLEAMHDPALHRQVAIGLRDGRAMIEHLIRQAVDHGQIPADRDPAIETDLVLALTGFAPLLELNVIEPHAALAAIDQHLDGLFCSSS
- a CDS encoding YciI family protein, encoding MTQYFLTVPHDTADEPTMETMQDFDPAELEALMAAVDKLNSDLKDAGAFVAAGGLEPPSTAITVDVTGTEPTRTPGPFVEATEYVGGFWIIDAPDQEKALAWAEQASAALGSRIEVRALQEEPDEA